A DNA window from Coffea arabica cultivar ET-39 chromosome 6c, Coffea Arabica ET-39 HiFi, whole genome shotgun sequence contains the following coding sequences:
- the LOC113692884 gene encoding probable xyloglucan endotransglucosylase/hydrolase protein 26, which yields MYVNWGSHHSTIQGDYLPLVLDRSSGTGAQSQKAYLFGSFEMQIKFVPGNSAGTVTAYYLSSTGNKHDEVDFEFLGNSSGQPYTIHTNIYTQGVGGKEQQFYLCWYVDGVPLRVYRNYQSRGIPYPNQQGMRAYTSLWDADNWATRGGLVKIDWKRSPFIARIRNFRPRACTWNGPLSISQCALPAPGNWWTSPAYGQLSFAKLGQMNWIRQKYMTYDYCKDTKRFNGLMPAECSLAQY from the exons ATGTACGTCAACTGGGGTTCTCATCATTCTACAATTCAAGGAGATTATCTTCCGCTTGTCCTTGATCGATCTTCAG GGACTGGAGCACAATCACagaaagcttatctctttgGAAGCTTTGAGATGCAGATCAAATTTGTACCTGGCAATTCTGCTGGAACAGTCACAGCATATTAT CTGTCATCCACAGGCAATAAACATGATGAAGTTGATTTTGAGTTTCTAGGGAACTCATCAGGCCAACCCTACACTATCCACACAAACATCTATACCCAAGGAGTTGGAGGCAAGGAACAGCAATTCTACCTCTG TTGGTACGTTGATGGTGTCCCACTCAGAGTTTACAGGAACTATCAGAGCAGGGGTATCCCCTACCCAAATCAACAAGGAATGAGGGCATACACAAGCCTTTGGGATGCCGATAACTGGGCAACCAGAGGCGGCCTTGTTAAAATTGACTGGAAGAGATCACCATTCATTGCTAGAATCCGCAATTTTAGACCAAGGGCTTGCACATGGAATGGGCCACTTAGCATCAGCCAATGTGCCCTACCTGCCCCTGGCAACTGGTGGACCTCTCCAGCATATGGTCAACTCAGCTTTGCCAAACTAGGACAGATGAATTGGATCAGACAAAAATACATGACCTATGACTACTGCAAAGATACCAAGCGATTCAATGGACTAATGCCAGCTGAGTGTTCATTGGCACAGTATTAG
- the LOC140008425 gene encoding probable RNA methyltransferase At5g51130 gives MGEPLDDKEEEKQKEHEQQQQQSPANCSNSDSKKKRKRKEVAIFGNYRHYYGYRISQDLDEDPRLKVMKKEWFEGKDCLDIGCNSGIITITIAKKFSCRSILGVDIDRARIDDAHWSLKKIMKRSFNMQGEKVNQSKKSATELQSELQRDFSGNSGGDLSDIVSFQKGNFVQSWHPPENTYYHAILCLSVTKWIHLNWGDDGLLALFSKVWMLLQPGGVFILEPQPWISYSKNRLVSQTASDNYQNMKIGPEDFQDILLDKIGFRSVENITSSLPDSKSGFNRPILAFWK, from the exons ATGGGCGAACCACTTGACGACAAGGAGGAGGAGAAGCAGAAAGAGCATGAGCAACAGCAGCAACAAAGCCCAGCAAATTGTTCTAACTCTGActcaaaaaagaagagaaaacggAAAGAAGTCGCCATCTTTGGCAACTACAGACACTACTATGGCTATCGA ATAAGTCAGGATTTGGACGAGGATCCAAGATTAAAGGTCATGAAGAAAGAATGGTTTGAAGGCAAGGATTGTCTGGATATTGGCTGTAATAGTGGCATCATCACGATAACCATTG CAAAGAAGTTTTCTTGCCGCAGTATCCTTGGAGTTGATATTGATCGTG CTCGAATCGATGATGCACATTGGAGCctgaagaaaatcatgaaaaggaGTTTTAATATGCAGGGGGAGAAAGTAAATCAATCCAAGAAAAGTGCAACTGAGTTGCAAAGTGAACTACAAAGGGACTTTTCTGGGAATTCTGGAGGAGATTTGTCTGACATAGTGTCTTTTCAGAAAGGAAATTTTGTTCAGAGTTGGCACCCACCTGAGAATACATATTATCATGCAATTCTTTG CTTAAGTGTAACAAAGTGGATTCATCTAAACTGGGGTGATGATGGGTTACTTGCATTATTTTCGAAAGTCTGGATGCTCCTTCAGCCG GGTGGTGTTTTTATCCTCGAACCCCAACCATGGATCTCATATTCTAAGAATCGTCTAGTGTCCCAG ACTGCATCAGATAATTATCAGAATATGAAGATAGGTCCAGAAGATTTCCAGGATATTCTTCTAGACAAG ATTGGATTTCGGAGCGTGGAAAATATTACCTCTAGCTTACCTGATAGCAAGAGTGGATTTAACAGACCAATTTTGGCATTCTGGAAATGA
- the LOC113694185 gene encoding uncharacterized protein, whose amino-acid sequence MGGEVEKMVAVGLVWGATNALMRKGAIIWDQKLKSTPQPSAPRHPLISTIKNWLNLLLTWQYSLPFVVNLSASATFFAILSDTPISLAVPVTNATTFAATAVFGMLLGEEIHVGLALFGTFLIILGVYLCVM is encoded by the coding sequence ATGGGGGGAGAAGTGGAGAAGATGGTGGCGGTGGGTCTTGTTTGGGGCGCAACTAACGCCCTAATGCGAAAAGGGGCCATCATATGGGATCAAAAGCTCAAATCCACGCCCCAACCGAGCGCACCCCGCCACCCACTCATCAGTACGATCAAGAACTGGCTCAACCTTTTACTGACTTGGCAATATTCCTTGCCTTTTGTAGTAAACCTCTCAGCTTCAGCCACTTTCTTTGCGATTTTAAGTGACACCCCGATTTCTTTAGCTGTACCTGTAACGAATGCGACGACGTTTGCTGCCACTGCTGTCTTTGGAATGCTCCTTGGAGAAGAGATCCACGTGgggttagccttgtttggtaCTTTTCTTATTATCCTTGGCGTCTATTTGTGTGTGATGTGA
- the LOC113693621 gene encoding casein kinase 1-like protein 3 — protein MERIVGGKFKLGRKIGSGSFGEIFLATHIDTFEIVAVKIENNKTKHPQLLYEAKLYNILQGGSGIPGIKWSGVDGDDNVLVIDLLGPSLEDLFVYCGRKFSLKTVLMLADQMITRIEYVHSKGFLHRDIKPDNFLMGLGRKANQVYIIDFGLAKRYRDATTNRHIPYRENKNLTGTARYASCNTHLGIEQSRRDDLESLGYVLLYFLRGSLPWQGLKAATKKQKYDKICEKKLSTPIEVLCKSHPVEFASYFHYCHSLTFDQRPDYGFLKRLFRDLFTREGCESDYIFDWTILKYQQSQSSKVQQRPMPAESSRAVQMDVEKHQAGNSAPFSAEMADRIRSNNASSPGIRMQFKSPPNRNMTSGNPLERNVLNTAQMPSTSFAPPGVPKGNVSRPNLSAEISNSGLGHGESTGPSSSWISSLRRISSAK, from the exons ATGGAAAGGATCGTCGGCGGCAAGTTCAAGCTCGGCCGGAAGATCGGTAGTGGATCCTTCGGAGAAATCTTTCTCG CCACGCATATCGATACCTTTGAGATCGTTGCTGTGAAGATT GAGAACAATAAGACTAAGCACCCACAACTCTTATATGAAGCCAAGTTATACAACATTCTTCAGGGTGGAA gtggcATTCCTGGTATAAAGTGGTCCGGCGTTGATGGGGATGACAATGTCCTAGTAATTGATTTGCTGGGGCCAAGTCTTGAGGATCTCTTTGTCTACTGTGGCAGGAAGTTTTCCTTGAAAACTGTATTAATGTTGGCTGATCAGATG ATAACAAGAATTGAGTATGTGCATTCTAAAGGGTTTCTTCACAGAGATATCAAGCCTGATAACTTTCTCATGGGTCTTGGTCGAAAAGCAAATCAG GTCTACATCATTGATTTTGGTCTTGCAAAAAGATATCGTGATGCAACTACTAACCGGCACATCCCCTACAG GGAGAATAAGAATTTAACAGGGACTGCGCGCTATGCAAGTTGTAACACTCATCTTGGAATTG AGCAGAGCCGACGGGATGACTTGGAATCTCTTGGATATGTACTTCTATATTTCTTGAGAGGAAG CCTTCCATGGCAGGGTTTGAAAGCTGCcacaaagaaacaaaagtatgacaaaatatGTGAGAAGAAGTTGTCTACTCCTATTGAG GTTTTGTGTAAGTCTCATCCAGTGGAGTTCGCATCATACTTCCATTACTGCCATTCATTGACATTTGATCAGCGGCCTGATTATGGATTCTTGAAACGCCTCTTTCGTGATCTGTTTACGCGTGAAG gGTGTGAATCCGATTACATATTTGACTGGACTATCTTAAAATATCAGCAGTCACAGTCAAGCAAAGTGCAGCAACGG CCAATGCCTGCTGAGAGCAGTCGGGCAGTTCAAATGGACGTAGAAAAACATCAAG CTGGCAATAGCGCGCCTTTTTCAGCTGAGATGGCTGACCGTATAAGATCAAACAATGCTTCGAGTCCTGGCATCCGCATGCAATTTAAATCGCCTCCAAATAGGAATATGACTTCTGGAAATCCTCTTGAGAGAAAT GTTTTGAACACTGCACAAATGCCATCTACTTCATTTGCCCCTCCTGGTGTACCAAAAGGCAATGTTTCAAGGCCTAATTTATCAGCTGAAATCTCAAATTCTGGTCTTGGACATGGAGAAAGTACCGGTCCTTCAAGCAGCTGGATTTCTTCGCTGCGTCGCATTTCTTCTGCGAAGTGA
- the LOC140008423 gene encoding probable xyloglucan endotransglucosylase/hydrolase protein 26, with amino-acid sequence MLIKFVPGNSAGTVTAYYLSSTGDKHDEIDFEFLGNSSGQPYTLHTNVYIQGVGNREQQFYPWFDPSADYHNYTIHWNKNAIVWYVDGIPLRVFRNYESKGIPYPSQQGMRVYTSLWNADEWATRGGLVKTDWNSAPFIARIRNFRPRACFWNGPVSISQCALPSPANWWNTPAFNQLSAAKMGQMNWVRNNYMIYDYCKDTKRFNGVMPAECSLPQF; translated from the exons ATGCTGATCAAATTCGTACCCGGAAACTCTGCTGGAACAGTCACTGCATACTAT CTATCTTCTACAGGCGACAAACATGATGAAATAGACTTCGAGTTTCTAGGAAACTCATCAGGACAGCCCTATACTCTCCACACAAATGTGTACATCCAGGGAGTTGGAAACAGGGAGCAGCAGTTCTACCCATGGTTCGACCCATCCGCTGATTACCACAACTACACCATCCATTGGAACAAGAATGCCATTGT TTGGTACGTCGATGGCATTCCACTCAGAGTCTTCAGGAACTATGAGAGCAAAGGAATTCCCTACCCAAGTCAACAAGGAATGAGGGTGTACACCAGCCTTTGGAATGCTGATGAGTGGGCAACCAGAGGCGGCCTTGTGAAGACTGACTGGAATAGCGCACCATTCATTGCCAGAATCCGCAATTTTAGGCCAAGGGCTTGCTTCTGGAATGGGCCAGTTAGCATCAGCCAGTGTGCCCTGCCTTCCCCTGCCAACTGGTGGAACACTCCAGCATTCAATCAACTCAGCGCAGCCAAGATGGGGCAGATGAACTGGGTCAGAAACAATTATATGATCTATGACTACTGCAAAGACaccaagagattcaatggagtGATGCCAGCTGAATGTTCCTTACCACAGTTTTAG